One genomic region from Actinocatenispora thailandica encodes:
- a CDS encoding UDP-N-acetylmuramate dehydrogenase has translation MQDVSQEFLGGYTTLGLGGPARRVVEVTNSDEIVATVRAADATGEPLLLLGGGSNVVIADEGFPGTAVLLRTGGDGLGFGRGGDGRVAVTVPAGMDWDAVVEATVAQGWSGIECLSGIPGAAGATPIQNVGAYGQEVSHTIVEVTVYDRVEQRTAAMRADDCAFGYRSSLFKGNDRWVVLSVSFVLREGGESEPIRYEQLARALGVEVGDRVPLPLVREAVLELRRTKGMVLDPADPDTRSAGSFFTNPILSADEFAALSARCADLLGTDVPVPSWPETGDRVKVPAAWLIERAGFTKGYGPGPVRISTKHTLALTNADHGTTAELLDLAREIVAGVHKTFGVSLHPEPVLVNAAL, from the coding sequence GTGCAAGACGTCAGTCAAGAGTTTCTGGGTGGCTACACGACGCTCGGCCTCGGCGGCCCGGCCCGACGTGTGGTCGAGGTCACCAATTCCGACGAGATCGTCGCGACGGTACGCGCCGCGGACGCCACCGGCGAGCCCCTGCTGCTGCTCGGCGGCGGGTCGAACGTGGTCATCGCGGACGAAGGGTTCCCCGGTACCGCGGTGCTGCTGCGCACCGGCGGCGACGGACTGGGGTTCGGCCGCGGCGGCGACGGCCGGGTCGCGGTGACCGTGCCGGCCGGGATGGACTGGGATGCGGTGGTCGAGGCCACCGTCGCGCAGGGCTGGTCCGGAATCGAGTGCCTGTCCGGCATTCCCGGCGCGGCCGGCGCAACGCCCATCCAGAACGTCGGGGCGTACGGCCAGGAGGTCTCGCACACCATCGTCGAGGTCACCGTGTACGACCGGGTCGAGCAGCGGACCGCCGCGATGCGGGCCGACGACTGCGCGTTCGGCTACCGGTCCAGCCTGTTCAAGGGCAACGACCGGTGGGTGGTGCTGTCGGTGAGTTTCGTGCTGCGCGAGGGCGGCGAGTCCGAGCCGATCCGGTACGAGCAACTCGCCCGCGCCCTCGGCGTCGAGGTCGGCGACCGGGTACCGCTGCCGCTGGTCCGGGAGGCGGTGCTGGAACTGCGCCGTACCAAGGGGATGGTGCTCGACCCGGCGGACCCGGACACCCGCAGCGCCGGTTCGTTCTTCACCAACCCGATCCTGTCCGCGGACGAGTTCGCCGCGCTGTCGGCCCGGTGCGCGGACCTGCTCGGCACCGACGTGCCGGTACCGTCCTGGCCCGAGACGGGCGACCGGGTCAAGGTGCCCGCCGCCTGGCTGATCGAGCGCGCCGGTTTCACCAAGGGGTACGGCCCCGGCCCGGTGCGGATCTCCACCAAGCACACGCTGGCGCTCACCAACGCCGACCACGGCACCACCGCGGAACTGCTCGACCTGGCTCGGGAGATCGTCGCCGGTGTGCACAAGACCTTCGGCGTCTCGCTGCACCCCGAGCCGGTCCTCGTCAACGCCGCCCTCTGA
- a CDS encoding TMEM175 family protein, producing MLDEAQSRSGSPGAPETADPAGPAADSATGVADAATRAEAEEIRLTRVEVEFAAAERLTFFSDAVVAIAITLLALELPVPHRGTSAEVLSWMLDRKMDYIAFFISFAVIGAHWMSHHAVFRWIRRLGGRVLRFNMIWLMIIVLLPYLTKLLTESDDDGAFIVRFGLYALAQAVSGVLFLLMVRDMWAYGLFRPGAPAKSIDGAQMRSLVMAGMFAISIPVALLGSWSYLVWIAMPVPLRVLGGRLRGWLGAHRPSSPTPETNVM from the coding sequence ATGCTTGACGAAGCACAGTCCCGCTCCGGGTCTCCCGGCGCACCCGAGACCGCGGATCCGGCCGGGCCGGCCGCGGACTCCGCCACCGGCGTCGCGGACGCCGCCACCCGGGCCGAGGCGGAGGAGATCCGGCTGACCCGGGTGGAGGTGGAGTTCGCCGCGGCCGAGCGGCTCACCTTCTTCTCCGACGCGGTGGTGGCGATCGCGATCACCCTGCTCGCCCTGGAGCTCCCGGTCCCGCACCGGGGGACCAGCGCCGAGGTGCTGAGCTGGATGCTCGACCGCAAGATGGACTACATCGCGTTCTTCATCAGCTTCGCGGTGATCGGCGCGCACTGGATGAGCCACCACGCGGTGTTCCGCTGGATCCGCCGGCTGGGCGGCCGGGTACTGCGCTTCAACATGATCTGGCTGATGATCATCGTGCTGCTGCCGTACCTGACGAAGCTGCTCACCGAGAGCGACGACGACGGCGCGTTCATCGTCCGGTTCGGGCTGTACGCGCTGGCCCAGGCGGTCTCCGGGGTGCTGTTCCTGCTGATGGTGCGCGACATGTGGGCGTACGGCCTGTTCCGTCCGGGCGCCCCGGCGAAGTCGATCGACGGCGCGCAGATGCGTTCGCTGGTGATGGCCGGCATGTTCGCGATCTCCATCCCGGTCGCGCTGCTCGGATCGTGGTCGTACCTGGTGTGGATCGCCATGCCGGTGCCGCTGCGGGTGCTGGGCGGCCGGCTGCGGGGCTGGCTCGGGGCGCACCGGCCGTCGTCACCGACACCGGAGACCAACGTTATGTAG
- the mqnP gene encoding menaquinone biosynthesis prenyltransferase MqnP, giving the protein MSADGAPGTTEGTADAVSDSVVRPGHGARAFLRLVMIEHSIFALPFAYVAALSAMRLHGGHVQWLTLIEITVAMVAGRTVAMAANRIIDRHIDAQNPRTAHRELVTGALSLRKAYLGLGISLVVFFVSAGLLNWLCLALSPIALFFLIIYSYAKRFTDFPQVFLGLAQAIGPIGAWLGVTGHWSWTALLLGLAVGAWIGGFDCMYACQDVEVDARIGVRSVPVRFGVANALRASAVVHLVTLGLFVAFGLGAGYGPIWWVGLGITAVILGYEHAIVRPSDLSRMTRAFFTANGVVSIVLFVFALADLVFLQGLGA; this is encoded by the coding sequence ATGTCCGCCGACGGCGCGCCGGGCACCACCGAGGGCACCGCGGACGCGGTCAGCGACTCGGTGGTCCGCCCCGGGCACGGCGCCCGCGCGTTCCTGCGGCTGGTGATGATCGAGCACTCGATCTTCGCGCTGCCGTTCGCGTACGTCGCCGCGCTGTCCGCGATGCGCCTGCACGGTGGCCACGTGCAGTGGCTCACGCTGATCGAGATCACCGTGGCGATGGTCGCCGGCCGTACCGTGGCGATGGCGGCGAACCGCATCATCGACCGGCACATCGACGCGCAGAACCCGCGCACCGCGCACCGCGAACTGGTCACCGGCGCGCTGTCGCTGCGCAAGGCGTACCTGGGGCTCGGCATCTCGCTGGTGGTCTTCTTCGTCAGCGCCGGCCTGCTGAACTGGCTCTGCCTCGCGCTGTCGCCGATCGCGCTGTTCTTCCTGATCATCTACTCGTACGCGAAGCGGTTCACCGACTTCCCGCAGGTGTTCCTGGGTCTGGCGCAGGCGATCGGCCCGATCGGTGCCTGGTTGGGCGTGACGGGCCACTGGTCCTGGACCGCGCTGCTGCTCGGCCTCGCCGTCGGCGCCTGGATCGGCGGCTTCGACTGCATGTACGCCTGCCAGGACGTCGAGGTGGACGCCAGGATCGGGGTGCGCAGCGTGCCGGTGCGGTTCGGCGTCGCCAACGCGCTGCGCGCCTCCGCGGTGGTGCACCTGGTCACGCTCGGGCTGTTCGTGGCATTCGGGCTGGGCGCCGGGTACGGCCCGATCTGGTGGGTGGGCCTCGGCATCACCGCCGTGATCCTCGGGTACGAGCACGCCATCGTCCGGCCGTCCGACCTGTCCCGGATGACCCGCGCGTTCTTCACCGCGAACGGCGTCGTCAGCATCGTGCTGTTCGTCTTCGCCCTCGCCGACCTGGTGTTTCTGCAGGGTCTGGGCGCCTGA
- a CDS encoding BldC family transcriptional regulator — MDSGEYVQRGVVESSDRLLTPGEVASLFRVDPKTVTRWAAAGRIGSIRTPGGHRRFRESEVRALLSGDEAGFPEESQATSH; from the coding sequence ATGGATTCAGGGGAGTATGTACAAAGGGGGGTCGTGGAGAGTTCCGATCGGCTGCTCACACCGGGTGAGGTGGCCTCGTTGTTCCGAGTAGACCCGAAGACCGTGACCCGATGGGCCGCAGCCGGGCGGATCGGCAGCATCCGCACGCCGGGCGGGCACCGCAGGTTCCGGGAGTCGGAGGTTCGCGCGCTGCTCAGCGGCGACGAAGCAGGGTTCCCTGAGGAGAGCCAGGCAACGTCGCACTGA
- a CDS encoding Lrp/AsnC family transcriptional regulator: MDSTDRQILDLLRSNARLSYAELGRQIGLSPPAVHDRVSKLESTGVILGYRTLVEPETIGLGVTALVGIVQTDSSEADDIAAELTKLPEVESCYYLAGQESFLCKVRVGTIAQLEVLIGRLNRVPGVARTHSTIALSTKWENRPQPLTDPDGEQ; this comes from the coding sequence GTGGACTCGACCGACCGGCAGATCCTCGACCTGCTGCGCAGCAACGCCCGCCTGTCGTATGCGGAGCTCGGTCGGCAGATAGGTCTCTCCCCGCCCGCCGTGCACGACCGGGTTTCCAAACTCGAATCCACCGGCGTGATCCTCGGCTACCGGACCCTGGTCGAACCCGAGACCATCGGCCTCGGCGTGACCGCGCTGGTCGGCATCGTGCAGACCGACAGCAGCGAGGCCGACGACATCGCCGCCGAGCTGACCAAGCTGCCCGAGGTGGAGTCCTGCTACTACCTGGCCGGTCAGGAATCGTTCCTGTGCAAGGTACGGGTCGGCACGATCGCGCAGCTCGAAGTGCTGATCGGCCGGCTCAACCGGGTGCCCGGGGTGGCCCGTACCCACTCGACCATCGCGTTGTCCACCAAGTGGGAGAACCGGCCCCAGCCCCTGACCGACCCGGACGGCGAGCAATGA
- a CDS encoding class II fumarate hydratase yields the protein MSGDEFRIEHDTMGEVRVPAAAKWRAQTQRAVENFPISGRTLEHAHIAALAQIKAAAAKVNAELGVIDADVAEAIRSAAVEVVDGAWDDQFPIDVFQTGSGTSSNMNTNEVLATLATERLGRPVHPNDHVNASQSSNDVFPSSIHVAATAAVTGDLIPALTHLADALAAKSAEFATVVKSGRTHLMDATPVTLGQEFAGYAAQVRYGVERLQASLPRLAELPLGGTAVGTGINTPAGFSAKVIEEVAAATNLPLTEARDHFEAQGARDGLVETSGQLRTIAAGLYKIVNDLRWMGSGPRTGLGEIALPDLQPGSSIMPGKVNPVLPEAVRQVVAQVIGNDATVAFGGTLGDFELNVMLPVIAVNVLESIRLIANVSRLLADRCVAGITANVARCTEFAESSPSIVTPLNRHLGYEEGAAIAKQALKERKTIREVVIERGHVSSGKLTEAQLDEILDVLSMTHP from the coding sequence ATGAGCGGGGACGAGTTCCGGATCGAGCACGACACGATGGGCGAGGTGCGGGTACCCGCCGCGGCGAAGTGGCGGGCGCAGACCCAGCGCGCGGTGGAGAACTTCCCGATCTCCGGCCGCACCCTGGAACACGCGCACATCGCCGCGCTGGCCCAGATCAAGGCGGCCGCCGCCAAGGTCAATGCCGAACTCGGGGTGATCGACGCGGACGTCGCCGAGGCGATCCGGTCCGCCGCCGTCGAGGTCGTCGACGGCGCCTGGGACGACCAGTTCCCGATCGACGTGTTCCAGACCGGCTCCGGCACCTCGTCGAACATGAACACCAACGAGGTGCTCGCCACCCTCGCCACCGAGCGACTCGGCCGGCCGGTACACCCGAACGACCACGTCAACGCGTCGCAGTCGTCCAACGACGTGTTCCCGTCCTCGATCCACGTCGCCGCGACCGCCGCCGTCACCGGCGACCTGATCCCGGCGCTGACGCACCTCGCGGACGCGCTGGCGGCCAAGTCCGCCGAGTTCGCCACCGTGGTCAAGTCCGGCCGGACCCACCTGATGGACGCCACCCCGGTCACCCTCGGCCAGGAGTTCGCCGGGTACGCGGCGCAGGTCCGGTACGGGGTCGAGCGGCTGCAGGCGTCGCTGCCCCGGCTCGCCGAACTGCCGCTGGGCGGCACCGCCGTCGGTACCGGGATCAACACGCCGGCCGGGTTCTCCGCCAAGGTGATCGAGGAGGTCGCCGCGGCCACCAACCTGCCGCTCACCGAGGCACGCGACCACTTCGAGGCGCAGGGCGCCCGGGACGGACTCGTCGAGACGTCCGGCCAGCTGCGCACCATCGCGGCCGGGCTGTACAAGATCGTCAACGACCTGCGCTGGATGGGTTCCGGCCCGCGCACCGGCCTGGGCGAGATCGCGCTGCCGGACCTGCAGCCCGGCTCGTCGATCATGCCGGGCAAGGTGAACCCGGTGCTGCCCGAGGCGGTACGGCAGGTCGTCGCCCAGGTGATCGGCAACGACGCGACCGTCGCGTTCGGCGGCACCCTCGGCGACTTCGAACTCAACGTGATGCTGCCGGTCATCGCCGTCAACGTGCTCGAATCGATCCGGCTGATCGCCAACGTGTCCCGGCTGCTCGCCGACCGCTGCGTCGCCGGCATCACCGCGAACGTGGCACGCTGCACCGAGTTCGCCGAGTCCTCGCCGTCGATCGTGACGCCGCTCAACCGCCACCTCGGGTACGAGGAGGGTGCCGCCATCGCGAAGCAGGCGCTGAAGGAGCGCAAGACCATTCGCGAGGTGGTCATCGAGCGTGGCCACGTCTCCTCGGGCAAGCTCACCGAGGCGCAGCTCGACGAGATCCTCGACGTGCTCTCCATGACTCACCCCTGA
- the cysS gene encoding cysteine--tRNA ligase, with protein MSLQLYDTATRSVRDFVPREAGKVGIYLCGVTVQSPPHIGHLRSGVNYDVLRRWLEYRGLDVRFIRNITDIDDKVLARAVAEAVPYWSIAYRNERLLDDAYDAVGVRLPTYEPRATGHIPEIQALIQRLIDRDHAYVTDSGEVYFDVSSYADYGALSGQRPDEMRSGEETAPGKRSPLDFALWKGVKPTEPADAYWPSPWGRGRPGWHIECSAMTWRYLGEEFDIHGGGLDIRFPHHENEIAQSRAAGFGFARYWVHNALLNLGDEKMSKSLGNVVDLPSLAARGLRPAEVRYYLSAPHYRSVIDYSEAALDEAAAAYRRIEGFVQRAVERVGVVETDGVVPAGFETVMDDDLNTPQAFALVHETVRAGNTALAAGDDEATRQALGEVCTMLGVLGLDPLAGAPAAGGSSLTDTVDSLVALALQQREAARARRDWPAADAVRDQLKQAGVLIEDTPHGPRWTLAANATDGP; from the coding sequence GTGAGCCTGCAGCTGTACGACACCGCGACCCGTTCGGTGCGGGACTTCGTCCCGCGAGAAGCCGGCAAGGTCGGGATCTACCTGTGTGGTGTCACCGTGCAGAGTCCGCCGCACATCGGCCACCTGCGCTCCGGCGTCAACTACGACGTGCTGCGCCGCTGGCTGGAGTACCGCGGTCTGGACGTGCGGTTCATCCGGAACATCACCGACATCGACGACAAGGTGCTGGCGCGCGCGGTGGCCGAGGCGGTGCCGTACTGGTCGATCGCGTACCGCAACGAGCGGCTGCTCGACGACGCGTACGACGCGGTCGGCGTCCGGCTGCCCACCTACGAGCCGCGCGCCACCGGGCACATCCCGGAGATCCAGGCGCTGATCCAGCGGCTGATCGACCGCGACCACGCGTACGTCACCGACTCCGGCGAGGTCTACTTCGACGTCTCGTCGTACGCCGACTACGGTGCGCTGTCCGGGCAGCGTCCGGACGAGATGCGTTCCGGCGAGGAGACCGCGCCGGGCAAGCGCAGCCCGCTCGACTTCGCGCTGTGGAAGGGCGTCAAGCCGACCGAGCCGGCCGACGCCTACTGGCCGTCCCCGTGGGGGCGCGGCCGGCCGGGCTGGCACATCGAGTGCTCCGCGATGACCTGGCGCTACCTCGGCGAGGAGTTCGACATCCACGGTGGCGGGCTGGACATCCGGTTCCCGCACCACGAGAACGAGATCGCCCAGTCCCGGGCGGCCGGCTTCGGCTTCGCCCGGTACTGGGTGCACAACGCGCTGCTGAACCTCGGTGACGAGAAGATGAGCAAGTCGCTGGGCAACGTCGTCGACCTGCCGTCGCTCGCCGCTCGCGGGCTGCGTCCGGCGGAGGTGCGCTACTACCTGTCGGCGCCGCACTACCGGTCGGTCATCGACTACTCGGAGGCCGCGCTGGACGAGGCGGCCGCCGCGTACCGGCGGATCGAGGGCTTCGTGCAGCGTGCCGTCGAGCGGGTCGGTGTGGTCGAGACCGACGGCGTGGTGCCGGCCGGGTTCGAGACGGTGATGGACGACGACCTGAACACGCCGCAGGCGTTCGCGCTGGTGCACGAGACGGTCCGGGCCGGCAACACGGCGCTCGCGGCCGGCGACGACGAGGCCACCCGGCAGGCGCTCGGCGAGGTGTGCACGATGCTCGGCGTGCTCGGCCTCGACCCGCTGGCCGGCGCACCCGCCGCCGGCGGCAGCAGCCTCACCGACACCGTCGACTCGCTCGTCGCACTGGCCCTGCAACAGCGCGAGGCGGCCCGCGCGCGGCGCGACTGGCCGGCCGCCGACGCCGTTCGTGACCAGCTCAAGCAGGCCGGCGTCCTGATCGAAGACACCCCGCACGGTCCACGGTGGACACTCGCGGCAAACGCAACGGATGGTCCCTGA
- the rlmB gene encoding 23S rRNA (guanosine(2251)-2'-O)-methyltransferase RlmB, with product MPGNSQRRNRRTSSKKGRTTGSGGHHKHSLAGKGRTLPADERPWHKQFRPGENEELPKRTKWKQEKERRKAAAEGRAPKAGGRPEQGATGRRGPRVAPGRRSATPKDAPELLVGRNPVVEALRAHVPVTALYVAQGIELDARTTEAVRTAGDRGIAIMEVSRAELDRLTGGVLHQGIGIQVPPYEYESFEDLLAASGEAAAPLLVALDGVTDPRNLGAVIRSAAAFGAQGVFLPSRRAAGMTATAWRTSAGAAARLPVAQVTNLTRALKQCQQAGFVVAGLAADGDVPLYQLEASVDPIVVVAGSEGRGLSRLVGETCDLRVSIPIASEVESLNASVAMAVALAEIARIRTTQS from the coding sequence ATGCCCGGCAACTCGCAGCGCCGCAACCGTCGTACCTCGTCGAAGAAGGGGCGCACGACCGGCTCCGGCGGTCACCACAAGCACTCGCTGGCCGGCAAGGGCCGCACCCTGCCCGCCGACGAGCGGCCGTGGCACAAGCAGTTCCGTCCCGGCGAGAACGAGGAACTGCCGAAGCGGACCAAGTGGAAGCAGGAGAAGGAGCGCCGCAAGGCGGCCGCCGAGGGGCGCGCGCCGAAGGCGGGTGGTCGTCCCGAGCAGGGCGCAACCGGGCGGCGCGGGCCGCGGGTCGCGCCGGGCCGGCGCAGCGCCACCCCGAAGGACGCACCGGAGCTGCTGGTCGGCCGCAACCCGGTGGTGGAGGCGCTGCGCGCGCACGTGCCGGTGACCGCGCTGTACGTGGCGCAGGGCATCGAGCTGGACGCCCGCACCACCGAGGCGGTGCGTACCGCCGGCGACCGGGGCATCGCGATCATGGAGGTGTCCCGCGCCGAACTCGACCGGCTCACCGGCGGTGTGCTGCACCAGGGCATCGGCATCCAGGTCCCGCCGTACGAGTACGAGTCGTTCGAGGACCTGCTGGCCGCGTCCGGGGAGGCGGCGGCGCCGCTGCTGGTCGCGCTGGACGGGGTGACCGACCCGCGGAACCTGGGTGCGGTGATCCGGTCCGCCGCGGCGTTCGGCGCGCAGGGCGTGTTCCTGCCGTCCCGGCGGGCGGCGGGGATGACCGCGACCGCCTGGCGCACCTCCGCGGGTGCGGCGGCGCGGCTGCCGGTCGCGCAGGTGACCAACCTGACCCGGGCGCTCAAGCAGTGCCAGCAGGCCGGGTTCGTGGTGGCCGGGCTGGCCGCCGACGGCGACGTTCCGCTGTACCAGCTGGAGGCGTCGGTCGACCCGATCGTGGTGGTCGCCGGTTCCGAGGGGCGTGGCCTGTCCCGGCTGGTCGGCGAGACCTGTGACCTGCGGGTGTCGATCCCGATCGCGTCCGAGGTCGAGTCGCTGAACGCGTCCGTCGCGATGGCCGTCGCGCTCGCCGAGATAGCCCGGATCCGAACCACGCAGTCCTGA
- a CDS encoding Hsp70 family protein, with protein MTTPLQPGFAIGIDLGTSNTVAVVRSPDGRTRPLLFDGQPILPSTVFVDESGHIHVGRDAQRMAQLDPARCEPNPKRRIDEQSVLLGDRELPVVALLAALLKEIAGKAVEAVGFLPPAALTHPAAWGPTRRGVLLEAVRQAGWPPVKLVPEPIAAARYFAEVLRRPVPVGSALAVFDFGGGTLDVAVVRNEGTGFTVIGSGGDERLGGLDLDEALVRHAGDQIGQRYPQIWQHLSQPTSTADRRYRRLFWADVGGAKEMLSRSTNAPIPVPGVEAAIHLTREELERLTTPLLDRAVAATEATIGQAGLRADQLSGLFLVGGSSRVPMVARLLHAKLGIAPTVLEQPELPVAEGALAELVPAAAMTESMPYPMSAMPASPGPGMPVSAVPGQAGPVSGVPGPAAGAPMSPGGPVLGGPPPGRTRRAVRRRVHRAATSRRSSASTRRHRSRCRRPARPPGTSGRRSSCRPRRRWCCCS; from the coding sequence GTGACCACCCCACTCCAGCCGGGCTTCGCTATCGGGATTGATCTCGGTACGTCGAACACGGTGGCGGTGGTGCGCTCACCGGACGGCCGAACCCGACCGCTGCTGTTCGACGGCCAGCCGATCCTGCCGTCCACGGTGTTCGTGGACGAGTCCGGTCACATCCATGTCGGCCGGGACGCGCAGCGGATGGCGCAACTCGACCCGGCCCGCTGCGAGCCGAACCCGAAGCGACGGATCGACGAGCAGTCGGTCCTGCTCGGCGACCGCGAGCTGCCGGTGGTGGCGCTGCTCGCCGCGCTGCTGAAGGAGATCGCGGGCAAGGCCGTCGAGGCGGTCGGCTTCCTGCCGCCGGCCGCGCTGACCCACCCGGCCGCCTGGGGCCCGACCCGCCGCGGCGTGCTGCTCGAAGCGGTCCGGCAGGCGGGCTGGCCGCCGGTGAAGCTCGTCCCGGAACCGATCGCGGCCGCACGGTACTTCGCCGAGGTGCTGCGGCGGCCGGTGCCGGTCGGGTCGGCGCTCGCCGTGTTCGACTTCGGCGGCGGCACCCTGGACGTCGCCGTGGTGCGCAACGAGGGCACCGGGTTCACCGTGATCGGCTCGGGTGGCGACGAGCGGCTCGGCGGCCTCGACCTGGACGAGGCGCTGGTGCGGCACGCCGGTGACCAGATCGGCCAGCGGTACCCGCAGATCTGGCAGCACCTGTCGCAGCCGACCTCCACCGCCGACCGGCGATACCGCCGGCTGTTCTGGGCGGACGTGGGTGGGGCGAAGGAGATGCTGTCCCGGTCCACCAACGCGCCGATCCCGGTGCCGGGCGTGGAGGCGGCGATTCACCTGACCCGGGAGGAGCTGGAGCGGCTGACCACGCCGCTGCTCGACCGGGCGGTGGCGGCGACCGAGGCGACGATCGGGCAGGCCGGGCTGCGCGCCGACCAGCTGTCCGGGCTGTTCCTGGTGGGCGGGTCGAGCCGGGTACCGATGGTGGCGCGGCTGCTGCACGCCAAGCTCGGCATCGCACCGACCGTGTTGGAGCAGCCGGAGCTGCCGGTCGCCGAGGGCGCGCTGGCCGAGCTGGTGCCGGCGGCCGCGATGACCGAATCCATGCCGTATCCGATGTCCGCGATGCCGGCGAGCCCGGGGCCGGGCATGCCGGTCAGCGCGGTGCCGGGGCAGGCCGGGCCGGTGTCGGGGGTGCCGGGGCCGGCGGCCGGGGCGCCGATGTCGCCGGGCGGGCCGGTGCTCGGTGGGCCGCCCCCGGGCCGTACCCGCCGAGCGGTCCGCCGCCGGGTGCACCGGGCGGCTACCAGCAGGCGCAGTTCGGCCAGCACCCGCAGGCACCGATCCCGGTGCCGCCGCCCGGCCCGACCCCCTGGTACAAGCGGCCGAAGGTCGTCGTGCCGGCCGCGGCGGCGGTGGTGTTGCTGCTCGTGA
- a CDS encoding ABC transporter ATP-binding protein, with the protein MATVTYDAASRIYPGTTKPAVDALNLEIEDGEFLVLVGPSGCGKSTSLRMLAGLEDVDRGAILIDGKDVSNLPPKARDIAMVFQNYALYPHMTVFDNMAFALKLRKTPKPEIERRVKEAAALLNLQEYLDRKPKALSGGQRQRVAMGRAIVREPQVFLMDEPLSNLDAKLRVQTRSQIAALQARLGTTTVYVTHDQTEAMTMGHRVAVLKDGLLQQVDTPRTLYDKPANVFVAGFIGSPAMNIKTVKLGDNGANLGGLAVPLTREAVTAAGEGADGQVTVGFRPEDVQLVGQGDGGLSMTVDLVEELGSDAYVYGRADLDGTEEQFVIRTEGRNTPNMGDTVYLKPQSTPHIFNAATGARIEA; encoded by the coding sequence ATGGCAACTGTCACCTACGACGCCGCTTCCCGGATCTACCCGGGCACCACGAAGCCGGCTGTCGATGCTCTCAACCTGGAGATCGAGGACGGCGAGTTCCTCGTGCTCGTCGGCCCGTCGGGCTGCGGCAAGTCCACCTCGCTGCGGATGCTCGCCGGCCTGGAGGACGTCGACCGCGGCGCCATCCTGATCGACGGCAAGGACGTCTCCAACCTTCCCCCCAAGGCGCGCGACATCGCCATGGTGTTCCAGAACTACGCGCTCTACCCGCACATGACGGTCTTCGACAACATGGCCTTCGCGCTGAAGCTGCGCAAGACGCCGAAGCCGGAGATCGAGCGCCGGGTCAAGGAGGCCGCGGCGCTGCTGAACCTCCAGGAGTACCTGGACCGCAAGCCGAAGGCGCTGTCCGGCGGTCAGCGGCAGCGGGTCGCGATGGGCCGCGCGATCGTGCGCGAGCCGCAGGTGTTCCTGATGGACGAGCCGCTGTCCAACCTGGACGCGAAGCTGCGTGTGCAGACCCGTTCCCAGATCGCCGCGCTGCAGGCCCGCCTCGGCACCACCACGGTGTACGTGACGCACGACCAGACCGAGGCCATGACCATGGGCCACCGGGTCGCCGTGCTCAAGGACGGCCTGCTGCAGCAGGTCGACACCCCGCGCACGCTGTACGACAAGCCGGCGAACGTGTTCGTGGCCGGCTTCATCGGTTCGCCGGCGATGAACATCAAGACCGTGAAGCTCGGTGACAACGGCGCGAACCTCGGCGGGCTGGCTGTGCCGCTGACCCGCGAGGCCGTCACCGCGGCCGGCGAGGGCGCCGACGGCCAGGTGACCGTCGGCTTCCGGCCGGAGGACGTGCAGCTGGTCGGCCAGGGTGACGGCGGCCTGTCGATGACCGTCGACCTGGTCGAGGAGCTCGGCTCCGACGCGTACGTCTACGGTCGCGCCGACCTGGACGGCACCGAGGAGCAGTTCGTGATCCGTACCGAGGGGCGCAACACGCCGAACATGGGCGACACCGTCTACCTCAAGCCGCAGAGCACGCCGCACATCTTCAACGCGGCGACCGGCGCGCGCATCGAGGCCTGA